In Nocardioides palaemonis, a single genomic region encodes these proteins:
- a CDS encoding arsenate reductase ArsC, translating to MSRPTVLFVCVHNAGRSQMAAGWLQHLAGDRVEVLSAGSAPAETINPVAVEAMAEVGVDITAATPKVLTDAAVQESDVVVTMGCGDACPFYPGKRYEDWKLDDPAGQGIDAVRPIRDEIKRRVEELIASLA from the coding sequence ATGAGCCGCCCCACCGTCCTGTTCGTGTGCGTCCACAACGCCGGCCGCTCCCAGATGGCCGCCGGCTGGCTGCAGCACCTCGCCGGTGACCGCGTCGAGGTGCTCTCGGCAGGGTCCGCCCCGGCCGAGACGATCAACCCGGTCGCGGTCGAGGCGATGGCCGAGGTGGGCGTCGACATCACCGCCGCGACGCCGAAGGTGCTCACCGATGCAGCGGTGCAGGAGTCCGACGTGGTGGTCACGATGGGCTGCGGCGACGCCTGCCCCTTCTACCCGGGCAAGCGCTACGAGGACTGGAAGCTCGACGACCCCGCCGGGCAGGGCATCGACGCCGTCCGCCCGATCCGCGACGAGATCAAGCGCCGGGTCGAGGAGCTCATCGCCTCGCTGGCCTGA